In a single window of the Patescibacteria group bacterium genome:
- a CDS encoding GIY-YIG nuclease family protein, with the protein MAKRVKEHNDGKSRYTNQHRPYQLICYIALPLKSDAERFEKYLKSGYGRRTLRKMLKDFLEG; encoded by the coding sequence TTGGCTAAACGGGTAAAAGAGCACAACGATGGAAAATCCCGCTATACAAATCAGCATAGACCCTACCAATTGATTTGTTATATAGCACTTCCTTTGAAATCAGATGCGGAAAGATTCGAGAAGTATTTGAAGTCTGGTTACGGGAGGAGGACTTTGCGAAAGATGTTAAAAGATTTTTTGGAAGGATAA
- a CDS encoding septum formation initiator family protein: protein MGKKRNAKTMLKDLLIVLLLLGLMVSLVRAIWDNLESLRRVRSLQKETAFLEEQDRQLYSEIEEKQSLEYVEEQARRSLGMVKEGERVFIYPDSEQEEEVPEDRRGTGGLKFWREWLHVFGW, encoded by the coding sequence ATGGGGAAGAAAAGGAATGCAAAAACCATGCTGAAGGATTTGCTTATAGTTCTTCTGTTGTTGGGGTTAATGGTTTCTTTGGTTCGGGCTATTTGGGATAATTTGGAAAGTTTGCGGCGCGTACGTAGTTTGCAGAAGGAAACTGCCTTTTTGGAAGAGCAAGATAGGCAATTGTATTCAGAAATTGAGGAAAAGCAAAGCTTGGAGTATGTGGAGGAACAGGCAAGAAGAAGCTTAGGTATGGTAAAGGAGGGGGAAAGGGTTTTTATTTATCCAGATTCGGAACAAGAGGAAGAAGTTCCTGAAGATAGAAGAGGGACTGGAGGCTTGAAATTTTGGCGGGAATGGCTACATGTGTTTGGGTGGTAA
- a CDS encoding aromatic amino acid transport family protein has protein sequence MKNKAAKLRAVSALVGTIIGAGIFALPYVAYNLGFFVFSSLLLLISILSTVVNQLYVSVINSTHGDHQLPGYAAIYTGKWGEYFSFVFLILGLYGALTAYLVQGGEFLTSIFPVTRGLAVFLFWLVLALLLFFGLRVASWGQLVISLCLVGLIVSFFLFSMASFQPPVGALKALLESNSLSIGEFGSLLGVIIFAFGGTSAVPEAEEILRERPEQLSIVVNLASVVVTVLYFLFTAAVVVISKKGVTPAALAGLAAAVGGPSLVMAPLIGVLALGSSFLLLSYSLREVFYRDFEVPLSISWLLAVVPPLVLALVLRLGFISILSFVGSVGIGFSWVFVLLIYYCLNS, from the coding sequence ATGAAAAATAAGGCAGCTAAGCTCCGGGCAGTAAGCGCTCTTGTTGGTACTATTATTGGTGCTGGTATCTTTGCGTTACCTTATGTTGCTTACAATTTGGGTTTTTTTGTTTTTTCCTCTTTGCTTCTTCTAATAAGTATTTTAAGTACTGTTGTAAATCAGTTGTACGTTTCCGTTATAAATAGCACCCACGGGGATCATCAGTTACCTGGTTATGCTGCTATTTATACGGGAAAGTGGGGAGAATATTTTTCTTTTGTTTTTTTAATATTGGGACTCTACGGGGCTCTTACTGCTTATTTAGTGCAGGGTGGTGAGTTTCTTACTTCAATTTTTCCTGTAACCCGGGGTTTAGCTGTATTCCTCTTTTGGTTGGTGCTTGCATTACTTCTCTTTTTTGGATTGCGTGTAGCTTCTTGGGGCCAACTTGTGATTTCTCTTTGTCTTGTTGGATTAATTGTTTCTTTTTTTCTTTTTTCTATGGCTAGCTTTCAACCCCCAGTTGGAGCTTTAAAGGCTTTACTGGAAAGTAATTCTTTGAGTATAGGAGAATTTGGTTCCTTGCTCGGGGTTATTATTTTTGCATTTGGTGGCACTTCAGCTGTTCCTGAAGCTGAAGAAATTTTAAGAGAACGTCCGGAGCAGTTGTCTATAGTTGTAAACTTGGCATCAGTTGTTGTAACTGTTCTTTATTTTTTGTTTACAGCTGCTGTGGTTGTTATCTCGAAAAAAGGGGTTACTCCTGCTGCCTTGGCCGGCTTGGCAGCTGCTGTGGGAGGTCCTTCTTTAGTAATGGCCCCCTTAATTGGCGTTCTAGCTTTGGGTAGTTCTTTTCTGCTGCTTAGCTATTCGCTGAGGGAGGTCTTTTACCGTGATTTTGAGGTGCCTCTTAGTATTTCATGGCTTTTAGCAGTTGTTCCGCCTCTGGTTTTGGCACTTGTGTTAAGATTGGGCTTTATTTCAATTCTCAGTTTTGTTGGGAGTGTAGGAATAGGGTTCAGTTGGGTTTTTGTTCTCCTCATTTATTACTGTTTAAACTCTTGA
- a CDS encoding tyrosine-type recombinase/integrase: protein MAKLREARKEFINYLEEKNRAEATVLAYGTDIRQLIEYAEEEEDKENPDELTYEDLTGYLDDFRDQDYTKKSISRKINSIRTFFQFLKEKGYITQDPSNKLTHPKIEPKPPNILSETEYRALRDACRNDKRMYAIVELLLQTGIRIGELRKIQLQDIEFSEENGKGVLHIRPSHRKPARNIPLNQRAQDAIKEYLKVRPEANTDILFVTRPGNPYLIRNIRAAMKRYFKKAGLPDATINDLRHTFIAHQLKQGADVSYISKIVGHKRLTSTEKYLQYIERPEEENNELEEL, encoded by the coding sequence ATGGCTAAATTACGAGAAGCCCGAAAAGAGTTCATAAACTACCTGGAAGAAAAAAATAGAGCAGAAGCAACCGTCTTGGCTTACGGAACAGACATCCGCCAACTTATAGAGTACGCTGAAGAGGAAGAAGATAAGGAAAACCCAGATGAGTTAACTTACGAAGACCTTACAGGATATCTAGATGATTTTCGTGACCAAGACTACACAAAAAAATCAATTTCCCGAAAAATTAATTCTATCCGAACCTTTTTCCAATTTTTAAAAGAAAAAGGATACATAACCCAAGACCCATCTAACAAGTTAACCCACCCCAAAATTGAACCAAAGCCACCAAACATCCTTTCCGAAACTGAGTACCGCGCTCTGCGCGATGCTTGCCGCAACGACAAGCGTATGTACGCTATTGTAGAATTACTCCTTCAAACCGGAATTAGAATTGGGGAATTACGCAAAATACAGCTTCAAGATATAGAATTTTCGGAAGAAAATGGGAAAGGTGTTCTACATATCCGACCTTCCCATCGAAAGCCAGCACGAAACATTCCTCTTAACCAGCGGGCACAGGACGCAATTAAAGAATACTTAAAGGTACGCCCAGAAGCAAACACAGATATCCTCTTTGTTACCCGCCCTGGAAATCCCTACCTAATAAGAAATATCAGAGCTGCCATGAAAAGATACTTCAAAAAAGCTGGTTTACCTGACGCTACTATTAATGACCTCCGACACACATTTATTGCCCACCAACTTAAACAAGGTGCAGATGTTTCATACATTTCAAAAATTGTTGGTCACAAGAGATTAACCTCTACTGAAAAGTACCTTCAATACATAGAAAGACCAGAGGAAGAGAATAATGAACTAGAAGAGCTTTAA
- the ftsH gene encoding ATP-dependent zinc metalloprotease FtsH yields the protein MEKDTSLGDMKRKISSPLFKNKSKGNKNLKNIILYGFLALVLLGLFFSFSSGGLQPQEEKSLTQALDLIRQERVKQVTVSGDTLELELKNGDIVVSRKEAGRSFLEILETQDISPDKISGEINVEPPTEFSWLDFIINVLPVVLMLVFFFILFRKAGKGSSGGLFSIGKSKATLFGKDQPQVSFDDAAGVDEAKKELREVVDFLENPDKYRKLGARIPKGVLLVGPAGTGKTLLARAVASEAGVPFFSVAGSEFMEMLVGVGSARVRDLFQTAKQNSPSLIFIDEIETIGRHRGMSFMSQGEQEQTLNQILTEMDGFEPNAGVVVLGATNKPEMLDPALVRPGRFDRRIILTLPDIEGRKGILKIHMRGKPFTNDVNVEELARRTVGFSGADIENMLNEAAILAARGGKEKIGSEHLEEAATKVKLGPQRKRLKSEEERRLTAFHEAGHAVVAHHLPKMDPVHRVSIVARGLSLGFTMIPPKIDRYNETRSRLLAQIIALLGGRAAEKVHLSEFSIGASSDIEKATQLAREMVTKFGMSKLGPMSFEEYLGEGGNWPYRSPVGGKVEYSEEMRKEVDKEVKRIIEDCYEKAEDLVKKYSNELQRVVDELMEKETLSGDEFEKLVGEKKDE from the coding sequence ATGGAAAAAGACACATCATTAGGAGATATGAAAAGAAAGATTTCCTCTCCTTTGTTCAAAAATAAAAGTAAGGGTAACAAAAACCTAAAAAACATTATCCTATACGGGTTTTTAGCACTCGTACTGTTAGGTTTGTTTTTCTCATTTTCATCCGGTGGTTTGCAACCGCAGGAGGAAAAGTCTCTTACTCAAGCGCTAGACTTGATTAGGCAGGAAAGAGTAAAGCAGGTTACTGTATCTGGTGATACCTTGGAGCTGGAGCTGAAAAATGGGGATATAGTAGTTTCTCGGAAGGAGGCAGGTCGCAGTTTTCTTGAGATTTTGGAAACGCAAGATATCTCACCAGATAAAATTTCTGGTGAGATTAATGTTGAACCCCCAACAGAGTTTTCTTGGCTAGATTTTATTATTAACGTTCTCCCAGTTGTTCTAATGCTTGTTTTCTTTTTTATTCTCTTTCGTAAGGCAGGGAAGGGAAGTTCGGGGGGATTGTTTTCCATTGGTAAAAGCAAAGCAACCTTATTTGGTAAAGATCAACCCCAGGTGAGTTTTGATGATGCTGCTGGTGTTGATGAGGCAAAGAAAGAGCTCCGGGAGGTGGTTGACTTTTTGGAAAATCCGGATAAGTACCGCAAGTTAGGTGCGCGCATTCCAAAAGGGGTTTTGTTAGTAGGACCAGCTGGAACTGGAAAGACACTGCTGGCTAGAGCTGTTGCTTCCGAAGCTGGGGTTCCTTTCTTTTCTGTGGCTGGTTCCGAATTTATGGAAATGTTGGTAGGTGTTGGTTCTGCGCGGGTTCGAGACCTTTTTCAAACAGCAAAGCAAAATTCCCCCAGCTTAATTTTTATTGACGAGATTGAAACTATTGGTAGACATAGAGGTATGTCTTTTATGTCTCAGGGCGAACAAGAGCAAACCTTGAATCAAATTCTTACCGAAATGGATGGTTTTGAACCTAATGCGGGGGTAGTTGTTCTTGGTGCTACCAATAAGCCTGAAATGCTTGATCCTGCTTTGGTCCGTCCAGGTCGGTTTGATCGGAGAATTATATTAACTCTTCCTGATATAGAAGGGAGAAAAGGCATCTTGAAAATTCATATGAGGGGTAAGCCCTTTACAAATGATGTAAATGTAGAGGAGTTAGCAAGGCGCACAGTAGGGTTTTCTGGAGCAGATATTGAAAATATGCTTAATGAAGCTGCTATTCTAGCAGCGCGTGGGGGTAAAGAGAAGATAGGTTCGGAGCATTTGGAAGAGGCTGCAACTAAAGTTAAATTAGGACCGCAGCGAAAGAGGTTGAAATCGGAAGAGGAGAGGCGTCTTACCGCGTTTCACGAGGCTGGTCATGCTGTGGTAGCTCATCATTTGCCTAAGATGGATCCGGTGCACCGGGTTTCAATAGTAGCTCGGGGACTTTCTCTTGGATTTACTATGATTCCTCCTAAGATTGATCGGTACAACGAAACACGGAGTCGCCTTCTAGCGCAAATTATTGCCTTATTGGGAGGGCGAGCTGCAGAAAAAGTACATCTTTCTGAGTTTAGTATTGGGGCTTCTTCTGATATTGAAAAGGCCACTCAGCTTGCTCGAGAAATGGTAACTAAGTTTGGGATGAGTAAGTTGGGACCTATGTCCTTTGAGGAGTATTTGGGAGAAGGAGGGAACTGGCCTTACAGATCTCCAGTTGGGGGAAAGGTAGAATACTCGGAGGAGATGAGAAAAGAGGTAGATAAGGAGGTAAAGAGAATTATTGAGGATTGCTATGAAAAGGCAGAAGATTTGGTAAAAAAGTATAGCAATGAGCTGCAGCGAGTAGTGGATGAGCTTATGGAAAAAGAAACTTTAAGTGGTGATGAGTTTGAAAAACTAGTAGGGGAGAAGAAAGATGAATAG
- the thpR gene encoding RNA 2',3'-cyclic phosphodiesterase — protein sequence MRVFLAIDILRKNRETLLETQSKIRKAVICGGNIRWLQVNALHLTVVFVGELEREGLACLENAVATAVSGVDPFTIRFSKVECFPTSRKPRVIVLNAGKGFAEFRKLQKAVSKSLREAGVKHADPNPPHITLARVKTGPVHIPDDFEVAPFSLGVGTIVLKKSTLLPKGAEYTTLAEFQLGI from the coding sequence ATGCGTGTTTTCTTAGCTATTGATATTCTGCGAAAAAATAGGGAGACTTTGCTTGAAACTCAGAGTAAGATTCGTAAGGCTGTTATTTGTGGGGGAAATATTCGCTGGTTGCAGGTAAACGCTCTTCACCTTACTGTTGTCTTTGTGGGAGAGTTGGAAAGGGAAGGACTCGCGTGTTTGGAGAATGCTGTTGCCACTGCGGTAAGTGGGGTTGATCCCTTTACTATCCGTTTTTCAAAAGTTGAGTGCTTTCCAACTTCTAGAAAACCTCGCGTAATTGTCCTTAACGCAGGAAAAGGTTTTGCAGAGTTTAGAAAATTGCAAAAAGCTGTTTCCAAATCTTTGCGCGAAGCTGGTGTTAAACATGCGGATCCTAACCCCCCTCATATAACATTAGCCAGGGTAAAAACTGGTCCTGTACATATTCCTGATGATTTTGAAGTAGCTCCATTTTCTCTGGGCGTTGGAACAATTGTTTTGAAAAAGAGTACACTACTTCCTAAGGGCGCGGAATATACTACTCTAGCTGAATTCCAGCTTGGGATTTGA
- a CDS encoding 5'-3' exonuclease H3TH domain-containing protein: protein MNSAETGKILLLVDGHSILHRAYHAFPKSLITSNGRQTNAAYGFTRIILSVLNKFEPSFVAVSFDTAEPTFRHQEFAPYKEHRPEMDPELADQIPLVYEVVEALGIPIFEVAGYEADDVIGSLAEQANSTNERESESESKRIRETIIVTDDMDMLQLVGNGTRVYMPKKDKLWTRDKVKEEFGFPPEKIDDYKSLRGDPSDNIPGVRGIGPKTARKLLSEFDSMEEIYQNLEMVKSKRVRKLLAESAEQAVLSKQLATIVVDVPITLDLKKCRLGGYDPARAREVFSKLEFKSLLKMLPEENGGKQMDLL from the coding sequence ATGAATAGCGCAGAAACTGGGAAAATATTGCTGCTTGTGGATGGACACTCTATTCTCCACCGGGCTTATCACGCATTTCCTAAAAGTTTGATTACTTCAAACGGTAGACAGACCAATGCTGCGTATGGGTTTACTCGGATCATCCTTTCTGTTTTGAATAAATTTGAACCTTCTTTTGTAGCAGTTTCTTTTGATACAGCAGAACCTACGTTTCGGCACCAAGAATTTGCGCCTTATAAAGAGCATCGCCCGGAAATGGATCCAGAATTGGCTGACCAGATTCCTCTAGTTTATGAAGTTGTTGAGGCGTTGGGTATCCCAATTTTTGAGGTAGCAGGATACGAAGCTGATGACGTGATTGGGAGCCTTGCAGAGCAAGCGAACTCCACGAATGAACGCGAATCAGAAAGCGAATCAAAGCGAATCAGAGAAACCATTATCGTGACTGATGATATGGATATGTTGCAGTTGGTTGGGAATGGTACTAGGGTCTATATGCCAAAGAAGGATAAACTTTGGACTAGGGACAAAGTCAAAGAAGAGTTTGGGTTTCCCCCCGAGAAGATAGATGATTATAAGTCCTTGCGTGGTGACCCCAGTGATAATATTCCTGGTGTTAGAGGGATAGGGCCAAAGACAGCAAGGAAACTTCTTTCCGAATTTGATTCTATGGAAGAAATTTATCAAAACTTAGAAATGGTAAAGTCTAAGCGAGTACGAAAGCTTTTAGCAGAATCTGCGGAACAAGCTGTTTTGTCTAAGCAACTTGCAACTATTGTTGTAGATGTCCCCATAACTTTGGATCTAAAAAAGTGTAGACTTGGTGGTTATGATCCGGCTAGAGCTCGGGAGGTTTTTTCAAAATTGGAGTTTAAGTCTCTTCTCAAAATGCTTCCAGAAGAAAATGGGGGCAAGCAGATGGACTTACTGTAG
- a CDS encoding YbaK/EbsC family protein codes for MMSVDLFEDFLEQKGLNFELSVSESSTKTAAQAAKAHGVPVSNIVKSLVVKADNKFVIVLCPGDKRVDFKELKEILNKKSVRMAKAEEAKEATGHSIGGIPPFGHLRPLGTVILEGFDKHEPLWAAAGASNVNFKIGLEELKNIVDDINKSVFSD; via the coding sequence ATGATGTCTGTAGATTTATTTGAGGATTTTTTGGAACAAAAAGGGTTGAATTTTGAACTTTCTGTGTCAGAAAGTTCTACCAAGACTGCAGCCCAAGCAGCTAAAGCACACGGGGTGCCGGTTTCAAATATTGTTAAGTCCTTGGTTGTTAAAGCAGATAATAAGTTTGTGATTGTTCTTTGTCCGGGGGATAAAAGAGTTGATTTTAAAGAGTTAAAGGAGATATTGAATAAGAAAAGTGTTCGAATGGCTAAGGCAGAAGAAGCAAAAGAAGCAACTGGCCATTCTATTGGAGGAATTCCACCTTTTGGTCATCTACGCCCGTTAGGAACGGTTATTTTAGAAGGATTTGATAAGCACGAACCTTTGTGGGCAGCAGCAGGTGCTAGTAATGTTAACTTCAAAATTGGTTTGGAAGAGCTGAAAAATATTGTGGATGACATAAACAAAAGTGTTTTCTCGGATTAA
- the mutM gene encoding bifunctional DNA-formamidopyrimidine glycosylase/DNA-(apurinic or apyrimidinic site) lyase, whose amino-acid sequence MPELPEVETIRRELDRELPGLEVREIICKDERLLKPDPEEVRDVVVGEKFEKVGRRAKLLIFRLSGSKNLLCHLRMSGRLLFRDESDPEDKYVSVIFKLPKGKELRFASARKFGYIKLANNQTVEEILNDYGPEPFKDLTLKKFKKIVSNSGAAVKNLLMDQKKIAGVGNIYANDALFLAKINPEKKAKQLTDSQIENLYKSLEQVLKEGMETGGASDQWYRDAYGRKGKYQRYFKVYGRAGETCSRCGGKIKRIKVGGRSTFFCPHCQQG is encoded by the coding sequence ATGCCAGAGTTACCTGAGGTAGAGACAATAAGAAGAGAGCTGGATAGGGAGCTTCCTGGGCTAGAGGTAAGGGAAATTATTTGTAAGGATGAACGCCTTCTTAAGCCAGATCCGGAAGAGGTGCGGGATGTTGTGGTGGGGGAGAAGTTTGAAAAAGTTGGAAGAAGGGCAAAACTGCTTATTTTCCGCCTTTCTGGCTCCAAAAATCTTTTGTGCCATCTTCGGATGTCAGGAAGATTGCTTTTTCGGGACGAATCAGATCCAGAGGATAAATATGTTTCAGTCATTTTTAAATTACCAAAAGGTAAAGAATTGCGTTTTGCAAGTGCGCGGAAGTTTGGCTATATAAAGTTAGCAAATAACCAGACTGTAGAGGAGATTTTAAATGACTACGGACCAGAACCTTTTAAAGATTTGACTTTAAAAAAGTTTAAGAAAATTGTTTCCAACAGTGGGGCAGCAGTAAAGAACCTTTTAATGGATCAAAAGAAGATAGCAGGAGTGGGAAATATTTATGCAAATGATGCGCTTTTTCTTGCCAAAATAAATCCCGAGAAAAAGGCTAAACAACTGACAGATTCCCAGATTGAAAACCTTTATAAATCTTTGGAACAAGTACTAAAAGAAGGAATGGAGACTGGCGGTGCTTCTGATCAGTGGTATCGAGATGCTTATGGTAGGAAGGGGAAGTATCAGCGTTATTTTAAAGTTTACGGAAGGGCGGGGGAAACGTGCTCCCGTTGCGGTGGTAAGATAAAACGAATTAAGGTGGGGGGCAGGAGTACGTTTTTCTGTCCTCATTGTCAACAAGGATAA
- a CDS encoding glycosyltransferase gives MNVALVHDYLNRFGGAERVLSALAEIWSDAPIYTSVADKSVLEADSALAEKDVRTSILQKLPFWNAFPKVGVPLVPYVFEVMDFSNFDLVISTGYFAKSVLSRPNQTHVNYCNTPPRFLYGYGTETGLRRSALGQLLVSPLDHRLRVWDFCSAQRPDYIVANSENVAQRVRKFWRRRAKVIYPPVELPKDFPSNDELRARWKDLNGKFFLVVSRLETYKNVELVVQACNQLKKPLKVAGVGSELKKLRRIAGPTVEILGRVAEEELSLLYGGCRALIVAAVDEDFGLTPVEAMAYGKPVVALKSGGFRETVIPGKTGIFFEEPSVDSLIEALQKIESFYCRVGDCLSQAKKFSKEKFKSTFSSFVEKEILQESHG, from the coding sequence ATGAATGTCGCTTTAGTTCACGATTATTTAAATCGTTTTGGTGGGGCAGAAAGGGTTCTTTCTGCCTTGGCAGAGATTTGGTCAGATGCTCCTATTTATACTTCAGTAGCAGATAAATCTGTTTTAGAAGCAGATTCAGCGTTGGCAGAAAAAGATGTTAGAACATCTATTCTTCAAAAATTACCGTTTTGGAACGCTTTTCCTAAAGTAGGTGTACCATTAGTTCCTTATGTCTTTGAAGTAATGGATTTTAGTAATTTTGACTTGGTTATATCTACTGGCTACTTTGCAAAAAGTGTTTTATCCAGACCTAATCAGACACATGTTAATTACTGTAATACGCCTCCAAGATTTTTGTATGGTTATGGAACTGAGACTGGGCTTCGCAGGTCTGCTTTGGGTCAGCTTTTAGTTTCTCCTCTTGACCATAGACTTCGGGTTTGGGACTTCTGTTCAGCGCAGCGTCCTGACTACATTGTTGCTAATTCAGAGAATGTTGCCCAACGTGTAAGGAAGTTTTGGCGGAGACGAGCCAAGGTGATTTACCCTCCTGTAGAATTGCCTAAGGACTTCCCTAGTAATGATGAGTTACGAGCACGGTGGAAAGACCTTAATGGCAAGTTCTTTTTAGTTGTGTCTCGGTTGGAAACCTATAAAAATGTTGAACTTGTTGTTCAGGCTTGTAATCAGCTTAAAAAACCTTTGAAAGTGGCGGGAGTTGGCAGCGAGTTGAAGAAGCTAAGGAGGATTGCTGGTCCGACAGTGGAAATTTTGGGAAGGGTGGCAGAGGAGGAATTGTCTTTACTATATGGTGGTTGTAGAGCTTTGATTGTGGCAGCTGTTGATGAAGATTTTGGCTTAACTCCAGTAGAGGCAATGGCTTACGGAAAGCCAGTAGTAGCCTTGAAGAGTGGTGGGTTTAGAGAAACTGTGATTCCTGGAAAAACTGGGATCTTCTTTGAAGAGCCAAGTGTGGATTCTTTAATTGAGGCACTACAAAAGATAGAGTCGTTTTATTGTCGGGTGGGTGACTGTCTGAGCCAGGCAAAAAAGTTCTCGAAGGAAAAATTCAAAAGTACTTTTAGTTCTTTTGTTGAGAAGGAGATTTTGCAAGAAAGCCACGGTTAG
- a CDS encoding 2-oxoacid:acceptor oxidoreductase family protein, whose amino-acid sequence MQHDDKEVQVNSAFNIIVAGYGGQGVLTLAEILAYAVVAEGYEVRQAELHGLAQRGGSLATHVRLGKSVYSPLVSKGGADLIIALEFGEAARVALEYGSNQTFLLANSKFFSPAQGRNKSSVDLIQAEESLTEQLKGMEVVDADKKVRALTGDIFSVNIYMLARALGMSLLPLKRESVWQVIENKLRGKYLDLNRKVFEVAVQD is encoded by the coding sequence ATGCAACATGATGACAAAGAAGTACAAGTAAATAGTGCTTTCAACATAATCGTTGCTGGTTATGGTGGTCAGGGTGTTTTGACTTTGGCTGAGATTTTAGCTTATGCTGTTGTAGCGGAGGGGTATGAAGTACGCCAAGCTGAGCTTCACGGTCTTGCACAACGGGGAGGTTCTTTAGCTACTCATGTTCGGCTGGGGAAAAGTGTTTATTCCCCCCTAGTTTCAAAAGGGGGAGCAGACTTAATTATAGCTTTGGAGTTTGGTGAGGCAGCTCGCGTAGCATTAGAATATGGGAGTAACCAAACATTTCTTCTTGCAAACAGCAAGTTTTTTAGCCCTGCCCAGGGAAGAAATAAATCTAGTGTGGATCTGATCCAGGCAGAAGAGAGTTTGACGGAGCAGCTTAAGGGTATGGAGGTGGTTGACGCTGATAAGAAAGTTAGAGCTCTTACTGGTGATATTTTTTCAGTAAATATTTATATGTTGGCAAGGGCGTTAGGAATGTCTCTCTTGCCTTTAAAAAGAGAATCGGTTTGGCAGGTAATTGAGAATAAGTTAAGGGGAAAATATTTGGATCTGAACCGCAAAGTCTTTGAGGTTGCGGTTCAGGACTAA
- the recF gene encoding DNA replication and repair protein RecF (All proteins in this family for which functions are known are DNA-binding proteins that assist the filamentation of RecA onto DNA for the initiation of recombination or recombinational repair.) translates to MFLQEVVLTQFRNYGGKSFSFDPDVTVIVGPNTAGKTNLLEAIYLLSQGEPLRATVGEELILFGKQWARVEGWVNFEYKPPEVGVDFSVSSEVAADSVATKFEVFLEKCEGATRKVFKVDKIEKSKSDFQNKLRTVVFCPESLNLILGSPSVRRDYLDRVLSSLDYKYYRSLKEYDKIVRNRNKVLWQIKEFDVPKKRLHFWDKKLFSLGKVLFQKREHLIGLLNRELENLGWEIQLRYDPSRLREDVYGDRLAEEISRATSLWGPHRDDFLFVRPNFSEVNGSKLRDLSIYGSRGEQREAVIALFLAELAVVSQNTERQPILLLDDIFSELDQKHRKKVLQVLPRQQSLVTSAEPDLLNSGLLHSSRVIELGLEG, encoded by the coding sequence ATGTTTTTGCAAGAAGTAGTTCTTACTCAATTTAGAAACTATGGGGGAAAATCTTTTTCCTTTGATCCCGATGTTACTGTAATTGTGGGTCCTAATACTGCAGGTAAGACTAACCTTCTGGAGGCTATTTATTTATTGTCTCAAGGCGAACCCTTGCGGGCTACTGTGGGTGAGGAGCTTATACTGTTTGGGAAACAATGGGCTCGGGTTGAAGGTTGGGTTAATTTTGAGTATAAGCCTCCTGAAGTAGGGGTGGATTTTTCAGTTTCGAGTGAAGTGGCTGCTGATTCAGTTGCTACTAAGTTTGAAGTTTTTCTTGAAAAATGTGAGGGGGCTACTCGTAAGGTTTTTAAAGTAGACAAGATAGAAAAATCTAAATCAGATTTTCAAAATAAGCTGCGAACAGTTGTTTTTTGCCCTGAGAGTTTGAATTTAATTCTCGGCAGCCCTAGTGTTCGTCGTGATTATTTGGATAGGGTTTTGTCTTCATTAGATTACAAGTATTACCGATCTCTAAAGGAGTATGACAAGATTGTCCGTAATCGAAATAAGGTGCTTTGGCAGATAAAAGAATTTGACGTGCCGAAGAAGAGACTTCACTTTTGGGATAAAAAACTTTTTTCTTTGGGAAAAGTTCTGTTTCAGAAAAGGGAACATCTGATTGGTTTATTGAACAGAGAGTTGGAGAACTTGGGTTGGGAGATCCAACTTAGGTACGACCCTTCTCGCTTGCGAGAAGATGTTTATGGTGACCGTTTAGCTGAAGAAATTTCCCGAGCCACAAGTTTGTGGGGCCCACACCGGGATGATTTTCTGTTTGTCCGTCCTAATTTTTCAGAGGTGAATGGTAGCAAACTTCGAGACTTGTCTATCTACGGTTCTCGCGGCGAGCAAAGAGAAGCTGTGATAGCGTTATTTTTAGCAGAGCTAGCTGTAGTTTCCCAAAACACAGAAAGGCAACCAATTTTACTTTTGGATGATATTTTTTCTGAGCTTGACCAAAAACACCGGAAAAAAGTTTTGCAGGTGCTTCCTCGTCAGCAATCTTTAGTTACTTCAGCAGAACCAGACCTGCTTAACTCAGGTTTATTGCATAGTTCGAGGGTAATAGAACTTGGTTTGGAAGGTTGA